One stretch of Methanoregula sp. DNA includes these proteins:
- a CDS encoding DUF2124 domain-containing protein produces MATKEIFHGVPGILRPFKEFIEKNGLKKGDQIVYYGVPGTCTPFVELLAFAVRSLELEQVFVPFVDESRVKRVSHVDHVGMQMHMAPVKFNPKAIVIMGGLSMPNVPVKAEQVKAVIAKHPGAAVIGVCFMHMFEKAGWLGTVSFDCLIDANIDPVEVTINK; encoded by the coding sequence ATGGCCACAAAGGAAATCTTCCACGGCGTTCCGGGTATCCTGCGCCCGTTCAAGGAGTTTATTGAGAAAAACGGACTGAAAAAAGGCGACCAGATCGTCTATTATGGAGTCCCAGGCACCTGCACGCCGTTTGTTGAGCTCCTCGCGTTCGCGGTCAGGTCACTCGAACTGGAGCAGGTATTTGTCCCGTTCGTTGATGAGAGCAGGGTGAAGAGGGTCAGCCATGTCGATCATGTAGGCATGCAGATGCACATGGCACCCGTGAAGTTCAACCCGAAAGCCATCGTCATCATGGGGGGGCTCTCGATGCCCAATGTGCCGGTGAAAGCAGAGCAGGTGAAAGCGGTTATTGCGAAACATCCCGGTGCTGCGGTGATCGGGGTCTGTTTCATGCATATGTTTGAGAAAGCCGGATGGCTGGGTACGGTATCCTTTGATTGCCTGATCGATGCGAATATTGATCCGGTCGAGGTTACGATAAACAAGTGA
- the mcrA gene encoding coenzyme-B sulfoethylthiotransferase subunit alpha, protein MAKAKIERTQKLFLKAMKEKFAEDPQATATVFAREGLEQSPRKMEFMKAGKKAEMDRGISMYDPKRCHCGGIPLGQRQLMTYEVSGTNVFVEGDDLHFVNNAAMQQMWDDIRRTIIVGLDLAHNTLQKRLGKEVTPETINEYLHVLNHAMPGAAVVQEHMVETHPSLVDDCYVKIFTGDDEMADDIEPQFLLNLDKLFPAKSAAALKAAVGKSMFQAVHIPTTVSRTCDGGTTSRWSAMQIGMSFIGAYKMCAGEAAVADLAFAAKHAGVIQMADILPARRARGPNEPGGIKFGHFADMIQGDRKYPNDPVKATLEVVGAGAMLFDQIWLGSYMSGGVGFTQYATAAYTDNILDDYCYYGLDYIKAKHGGLGKAKKTQEVLNDIATEVTLYGMEQYEQYPTTLESHFGGSQRASVLAAAAGISCSLATANSNAGLNGWYMSMLAHKEGWSRLGFFGYDLQDQCGSTNSMSIRPDEGCIGELRGPNYPNYAMNVGHQGEYAAIAAAAHYGRQDAWTLSPLIKITFADPSLKFDFSEPRREFAKGAIREFMPAGERSLIIPAR, encoded by the coding sequence ATGGCAAAAGCAAAAATCGAGAGAACGCAGAAGCTCTTCTTAAAGGCAATGAAGGAGAAGTTTGCAGAAGACCCCCAGGCAACCGCAACCGTGTTCGCCCGCGAAGGTCTTGAGCAGTCCCCGCGCAAGATGGAGTTCATGAAGGCCGGTAAGAAGGCCGAGATGGACCGCGGTATCTCCATGTACGACCCCAAGCGCTGCCACTGTGGTGGTATCCCGCTCGGTCAGCGCCAGCTGATGACCTACGAAGTCAGCGGCACCAACGTCTTTGTAGAAGGCGACGACCTCCACTTTGTCAACAATGCAGCAATGCAGCAGATGTGGGATGATATCCGCAGGACCATCATCGTTGGCCTCGACCTCGCCCACAACACGCTCCAGAAGCGTCTCGGCAAGGAAGTCACCCCTGAGACCATCAACGAGTACCTCCACGTGCTGAACCACGCCATGCCCGGCGCAGCAGTCGTTCAGGAACACATGGTCGAGACCCACCCGTCACTTGTCGACGACTGTTACGTGAAGATCTTCACTGGCGACGACGAGATGGCAGATGACATCGAGCCCCAGTTCCTCTTAAACCTCGACAAGCTCTTCCCGGCAAAGAGTGCAGCAGCACTCAAGGCAGCCGTTGGAAAGTCAATGTTCCAGGCAGTGCACATCCCCACAACCGTCAGCAGGACCTGCGATGGTGGAACCACCTCCCGCTGGTCTGCAATGCAGATCGGTATGTCCTTTATCGGCGCATACAAGATGTGTGCCGGTGAGGCAGCAGTCGCCGACCTCGCATTCGCCGCAAAGCACGCCGGTGTTATCCAGATGGCAGACATTCTGCCCGCCCGCCGTGCCCGTGGCCCCAACGAGCCAGGTGGCATCAAGTTCGGTCACTTCGCAGACATGATCCAGGGAGACCGCAAGTACCCCAACGACCCCGTCAAGGCAACCCTTGAAGTCGTCGGTGCAGGTGCAATGCTCTTCGACCAGATCTGGCTCGGCAGCTACATGTCCGGTGGTGTCGGTTTCACCCAGTATGCAACAGCAGCATACACCGACAACATCCTCGATGACTACTGCTACTATGGTCTTGACTACATCAAGGCCAAACACGGCGGTCTCGGCAAGGCAAAGAAGACCCAGGAAGTCCTCAACGACATCGCAACCGAAGTCACCCTCTACGGTATGGAACAGTACGAACAGTACCCCACCACCCTCGAGAGCCACTTCGGCGGATCCCAGCGTGCATCCGTACTTGCAGCAGCAGCAGGTATCTCCTGTTCACTGGCAACGGCAAACTCCAACGCCGGTCTGAACGGATGGTACATGTCCATGCTCGCCCACAAGGAAGGATGGTCACGTCTCGGCTTCTTCGGCTACGACCTTCAGGACCAGTGCGGTTCAACCAACTCAATGTCGATCAGACCCGACGAAGGCTGTATCGGCGAGCTCCGTGGACCAAACTACCCCAACTACGCAATGAACGTCGGACACCAGGGAGAATATGCAGCAATTGCAGCTGCAGCCCACTATGGACGCCAGGATGCCTGGACCCTGTCCCCGTTGATCAAGATCACATTCGCCGACCCGTCGCTCAAGTTCGACTTCTCCGAACCACGCCGCGAGTTCGCAAAGGGTGCAATCCGCGAGTTTATGCCCGCCGGCGAGCGCTCACTGATCATCCCAGCAAGGTAG
- the mcrG gene encoding coenzyme-B sulfoethylthiotransferase subunit gamma, translating into MAYKPQYCAGQTIVADNRRKQMDPAHKLEKLRDVSDKDLVLIMGHRVPGSAYKSAHPPLAEQQEPNCPVRKLVTPTDGAKAGDRVRYIQFSDSMYNAPCQPYLRSYLEAYRFRGIDLGTLSGRQIVECRERDLEKYAKDLVNTELFDPALIGVRGCTVHGHSLRLDENGMMFDMLQRCVLDKKSGIIKIVKDQVGVPLDGEVKIGKAMDAKWIKSHSTIYHSLVGTAYRDDAELVEYIQRIHTLRVKYGFMPKEA; encoded by the coding sequence ATGGCATACAAACCACAATATTGTGCTGGCCAGACTATTGTCGCCGACAACAGGCGCAAGCAGATGGACCCGGCCCACAAGCTGGAAAAGCTCCGTGATGTCTCTGATAAGGACCTCGTTCTTATTATGGGACACCGTGTACCAGGCTCAGCCTACAAGAGTGCACACCCGCCGCTCGCAGAGCAGCAGGAGCCCAACTGCCCAGTCCGCAAGCTGGTAACCCCGACCGACGGCGCAAAGGCCGGCGACCGCGTCCGTTACATCCAGTTCAGCGACTCGATGTACAATGCACCCTGCCAGCCCTACCTCAGGTCCTACCTCGAAGCATACCGCTTCCGCGGCATTGACCTAGGTACCCTTTCAGGCCGTCAGATTGTCGAGTGCCGCGAACGCGACCTCGAAAAATACGCAAAAGACCTCGTCAACACCGAGCTCTTTGACCCAGCCCTCATCGGCGTACGTGGATGCACGGTTCACGGACACTCCCTCCGTCTCGATGAGAACGGAATGATGTTCGACATGCTCCAGCGCTGTGTTCTCGACAAGAAATCAGGAATCATCAAGATTGTCAAGGACCAGGTCGGCGTTCCCCTTGACGGCGAAGTCAAGATCGGCAAGGCAATGGACGCAAAGTGGATCAAGTCCCACAGCACCATCTACCACTCACTCGTAGGAACTGCCTACCGTGACGACGCAGAACTGGTTGAATACATCCAGCGCATCCACACGCTCCGTGTAAAATACGGCTTCATGCCTAAGGAGGCATAA
- the mcrC gene encoding methyl-coenzyme M reductase I operon protein C, with amino-acid sequence MPIGRVTQVVDCREAMGMGKGGGIAQRGTISECRYPDVIVVGMSPGRRHVTKPVCDITSGLRQQGVEYSISTLVLNAGSGVPPDAPKISGGVLGASFGLSDKEVMQIEKHKIAILHHGNVRSHVVHKVRFILAACDVKAVVVSQSPVDYEDFAKEGVKTSVVMPPADKIRTKGTVMSIVSGVTRGQTPTREKMAEVISSVMKLMKKKDSLE; translated from the coding sequence ATGCCGATTGGACGAGTAACCCAGGTTGTTGACTGCCGCGAGGCGATGGGCATGGGTAAAGGAGGCGGTATTGCCCAGCGGGGCACCATCTCCGAATGCCGGTACCCGGATGTCATAGTGGTCGGGATGTCTCCCGGACGCCGCCACGTGACAAAGCCGGTGTGCGATATTACCTCAGGCTTACGACAACAGGGCGTCGAATACAGCATCAGTACGCTGGTGCTGAATGCCGGAAGTGGCGTACCGCCGGACGCACCAAAGATTAGTGGTGGTGTTCTCGGCGCTTCTTTTGGGTTATCCGACAAAGAGGTCATGCAGATCGAGAAACACAAAATAGCCATTCTCCACCACGGGAACGTACGTTCCCACGTGGTGCACAAGGTGCGGTTTATTCTTGCAGCCTGTGATGTGAAGGCAGTTGTTGTTTCCCAGTCACCTGTAGATTATGAGGATTTCGCGAAAGAGGGAGTGAAGACCTCCGTGGTAATGCCACCCGCAGATAAGATCCGTACCAAAGGTACGGTGATGTCCATTGTGAGCGGTGTTACCCGAGGTCAGACCCCCACCCGCGAAAAAATGGCGGAAGTCATATCGTCAGTGATGAAACTTATGAAAAAGAAGGATTCATTGGAGTGA
- the mcrD gene encoding methyl-coenzyme M reductase operon protein D has product MTEATFPQCRISAERLLNPETTERLLNKLIEVPGIRRMLLNGQRLPAIIPYGPAKGLANPHPMRKTIKVGDQDIELQVHVGNVLLELEDRESIPALKAACESIFTDFTFRIQEGRYMKTEPSLVDYCKYGPNADKEMLGLADPSSKSKPVILQGIK; this is encoded by the coding sequence ATGACAGAAGCCACGTTCCCCCAGTGCAGGATTTCCGCAGAGCGGTTGCTTAATCCCGAGACTACAGAACGCCTGCTGAACAAGCTCATCGAAGTCCCCGGTATCCGGCGCATGCTCTTAAACGGACAGCGCCTGCCGGCGATAATTCCCTATGGCCCCGCCAAAGGTCTTGCTAATCCTCATCCCATGAGGAAGACGATCAAGGTCGGTGACCAGGATATCGAATTGCAGGTTCATGTAGGTAATGTTCTTCTTGAGCTTGAAGACCGTGAGAGTATCCCCGCACTGAAAGCCGCATGCGAATCGATCTTTACCGACTTTACTTTCCGTATCCAGGAAGGCAGATACATGAAGACCGAGCCGTCACTTGTCGATTACTGCAAGTACGGCCCGAATGCGGACAAAGAAATGCTCGGCCTTGCTGATCCTAGCAGCAAGTCCAAGCCCGTAATCCTACAGGGAATAAAATAA